The following proteins are co-located in the Silene latifolia isolate original U9 population chromosome 1, ASM4854445v1, whole genome shotgun sequence genome:
- the LOC141597379 gene encoding lysine-specific demethylase JMJ29-like isoform X3, giving the protein MKDNVGQNGKLLKPKIEERSMEIVDDYIKPKTDEIAKVYKRKRPKIKAGNPPPAVIIPKLENGIHDTDENPTKKGKIGGKPAVLIPKIENGIEQNGENPKEMGKKADEIIPKGEKFIGENDEITRKDDKITDKGEADSKESEEGLSDVDLPKIRRRKCAPKGYDPEVIAYIEEDEERQKRTRRRKAVRKKKVADDEAEETSNVKKNTKKKAMESTPGVSENGVDEDKDDDDDDDSMGDRSSRSIRRGKVSYSEKTNKRSFKFDENGIKIDSTMCHQCQRNDKGRVVRCTKCKTKRFCVPCIGNWYPRMTEEQIAVACPVCLHNCNCKACLRMEGLVRNAMDDKFEISVEENIEHSKKLLRTILPLLKQINTEQMLEKEIEANIHRMIGVPVTEFNIPKADCSRDERIFCNNCKTSIFDFHRSCPSCTYDLCLACCRDIRAGQLKDYEEVIIEFVDPGFEYLHGGKAAPSQTKNTRPAKKNRTKGRIAQSDSASGSDDVPKFHPDDKNKAKAEWKADERGRILCASREGCGSQILQLRSIMSDDRVSGLINTVEKIATGSVKESLAEAYNLSCSDSSPDGFSECNMRKCASREGSKDNYLYCPDARDIQQGDLKYFQKHWARGEPVIVRGVLETTPGLSWEPLVMWRAVRQIKNLNHSTQLGVKAISCLEWCEVDINVHKFFRGYTTGDFDKLDWPLVLKLNDWPPDDMFEERLPRHGAEFIRALPFKEYTHPRDGVLNLAAKWPQGYLKPRMGPKTDIAYGFSQELGRGDSVTKLHCDMSDAVNILTHTAEVTLKGQKLKAIFALKKKHSAQDQREIFDKALLENCGGEIKSPGLSDEVENHASDRGSDGLCETQSCLSNKSTNLTQLDDSSGCSKAKIVDGETDPGIEGGDPDNTFGNEASVRSSMEVESSEHCSGGALWDIFRREDIPKLEDFLKAHYREFRHTYCAPLKEVIHPIHDQTFYLLKEHKRKLKEEYGIEPWTFVQDLGEAVLIPVGCPYQVRNLKSCIKVALDFVSPENTQECMRLSEEFRLLPQNHRAKEDKLEVKRMTIFAAEKAVEDILKLRKKSPKLKPS; this is encoded by the exons ATGAAAGATAATGTTGGGCAAAATGGAAAATTGCTGAAACCAAAGATTGAAGAACGCTCAATGGAAATAGTTGATGATTATATCAAGCCTAAAACTGATGAAATTGCTAAAGTTTATAAGAGGAAAAGACCCAAAATCAAAGCTGGTAATCCTCCTCCTGCTGTTATAATTCCCAAATTAGAAAACGGAATTCATGATACTGATGAAAACCCTACTAAGAAAGGTAAGATTGGTGGTAAACCTGCTGTTTTAATCCCTAAAATAGAAAACGGAATTGAACAAAATGGAGAAAACCCtaaagagatgggtaaaaaagcTGATGAAATCATCCCGAAAGGTGAAAAATTTATCGGTGAAAATGATGAAATTACCCGAAAAGACGATAAAATAACCGATAAAGGTGAAGCAGACAGCAAGGAAAGTGAAGAGGGTTTGAGTGATGTTGATTTGCCGAAGATACGACGTCGTAAATGTGCTCCAAAGGGGTATGATCCTGAAGTAATTGCTTATATCGAAGAAGACGAGGAGAGGCAGAAGAGGACGAGAAGGCGAAAAGCAGTAAGGAAGAAGAAGGTGGCTGACGATGAAGCTGAAGAGACTAGTAATGTGAAGAAAAATACTAAGAAGAAAGCCATGGAGAGCACACCAGGTGTTTCTGAAAACGGTGTCGACGAGgataaagatgatgatgatgatgatgatagtatGGGGGATAGGAGTAGTAGGAGTATTCGCAGGGGTAAGGTCTCATACTCGGAGAAAACCAATAAGAGAAGCTTCAAATTTGATGAGAAT GGGATTAAGATTGATTCTACAATGTGTCACCAGTGCCAGAGGAATGACAAGGGTAGAGTAGTTAGGTGCACCAAGTGTAAAACCAAGCGCTTTTGCGTCCCTTGCATCGGAAATTG GTATCCACGTATGACAGAGGAGCAGATTGCCGTAGCTTGCCCAGTTTGCCTTCACAATTGCAATTGTAAAGCTTGCTTGCGTATGGAGGGTCTTGTCAGG AATGCCATGGACGATAAATTTGAAATTAGTGTTGAAGAAAATATTGAGCACTCCAAAAAGTTGTTGAGGACTATTTTACCGCTTCTGAAGCAAATCAATACGGAACAGATGTTGGAGAAGGAAATTGAAGCCAATATTCATCGTATGATTG GTGTTCCAGTTACCGAATTCAACATTCCAAAGGCAGATTGCAGCAGAGACGAGCGTATATTCTG TAACAACTGCAAAACTTCCATTTTCGATTTCCACAGAAGTTGCCCCTCTTGTACATATGATTTGTGCCTCGCTTGTTGCCGGGACATTCGTGCTGGACAGCTAAAGGATTATGAAGAAGTTATTATTGAGTTTGTTGACCCAGGTTTTGAATATTTGCATGGCGGTAAAGCTGCCCCATCACAGACTAAAAACACAAGGCCAGCAAAAAAAAATAGGACCAAAGGGAGGATTGCCCAATCGGATAGCGCGAGTGGAAGCGATGATGTTCCTAAGTTTCATCCTGATGATAAAAACAAGGCAAAGGCTGAATGGAAAGCAGATGAAAGGGGCAGGATACTCTGTGCATCACGCGAAGGATGCGGGAGCCAAATTCTTCAGTTGAGGTCTATAATGTCTGATGACCGGGTTTCAGGGTTAATTAATACAGTAGAAAAAATTGCAACTGGTTCTGTAAAGGAAAGTCTAGCTGAGGCCTATAATTTATCATGTTCTGATTCATCACCTGATGGTTTTTCAGAATGTAATATGCGGAAATGTGCCTCAAGAGAGGGTAGCAAGGACAATTATTTGTATTGTCCAGATGCGAGGGATATTCAGCAGGGAGACTTAAAGTATTTCCAGAAACATTGGGCTCGGGGAGAACCCGTAATTGTACGAGGTGTTCTGGAAACTACCCCTGGTTTAAGTTGGGAACCATTAGTCATGTGGCGTGCTGTTCGTCAAATTAAGAATCTGAACCATTCCACGCAGCTGGGTGTGAAAGCTATTTCTTGCTTGGAGTGGTGTGAG GTTGATATCAATGTTCACAAGTTTTTTAGGGGGTATACAACAGGGGACTTTGATAAATTGGATTGGCCCCTTGTATTAAAATTGAATGATTGGCCACCCGATGATATGTTTGAGGAGCGTTTGCCTCGCCATGGCGCTGAATTCATTAGAGCATTGCCATTTAAAGAGTATACGCATCCCAGGGATGGAGTTCTGAATCTAGCTGCCAAGTGGCCTCAAGGTTACCTGAAGCCTCGCATGGGTCCAAAAACTGATATTGCATATGGATTCTCTCAAGAGCTAGGCCGGGGTGATTCGGTTACGAAGCTTCATTGTGATATGTCTGATGCG GTTAATATATTGACACATACTGCTGAAGTTACCTTGAAAGGTCAGAAACTGAAGGCTATTTTCGCTTTGAAAAAGAAGCACTCTGCACAAGACCAAAGGGAAATCTTTGATAAGGCGCTCCTTGAAAATTGTGGTGGAGAAATAAAATCACCAGGTTTATCGGATGAAGTGGAAAATCATGCTTCTGACCGAGGGTCTGATGGGTTGTGTGAGACCCAATCTTGTTTGAGCAATAAGTCAACAAACTTAACCCAATTGGATGATAGTAGTGGATGCTCGAAAGCAAAGATAGTAGATGGCGAAACAGATCCAGGCATTGAAGGAGGTGATCCTGATAATACTTTTGGCAATGAAGCATCTGTTCGTTCTTCTATGGAAGTTGAAAGTTCAGAGCATTGCAGTGGAGGTGCTCTTTGGGATATTTTCCGAAGAGAAGATATCCCTAAGCTAGAAGATTTTTTGAAGGCTCATTATCGAGAGTTTAGGCACACTTATTGTGCACCACTAAAAGAG GTCATTCACCCTATTCATGATCAAACGTTCTACCTGCTTAAGGAACACAAAAGGAAACTGAAGGAGGAATATG GAATTGAGCCTTGGACATTTGTTCAAGATCTTGGAGAAGCGGTCTTAATTCCCGTTGGCTGTCCTTATCAAGTTAGGAACTTAAAG TCGTGCATAAAAGTGGCCCTTGATTTTGTGTCTCCTGAAAATACTCAAGAGTGTATGCGGCTATCAGAGGAATTTCGTCTTCTGCCTCAAAACCACAGGGCAAAGGAGGATAAATTGGAG GTGAAAAGGATGACTATATTTGCTGCAGAGAAGGCTGTGGAAGATATTCTGAAGTTAAGAAAAAAAAGCCCAAAGCTAAAGCCTTCGTAA
- the LOC141597379 gene encoding lysine-specific demethylase JMJ29-like isoform X1 — protein MKDNVGQNGKLLKPKIEERSMEIVDDYIKPKTDEIAKVYKRKRPKIKAGNPPPAVIIPKLENGIHDTDENPTKKGKIGGKPAVLIPKIENGIEQNGENPKEMGKKADEIIPKGEKFIGENDEITRKDDKITDKGEADSKESEEGLSDVDLPKIRRRKCAPKGYDPEVIAYIEEDEERQKRTRRRKAVRKKKVADDEAEETSNVKKNTKKKAMESTPGVSENGVDEDKDDDDDDDSMGDRSSRSIRRGKVSYSEKTNKRSFKFDENGIKIDSTMCHQCQRNDKGRVVRCTKCKTKRFCVPCIGNWYPRMTEEQIAVACPVCLHNCNCKACLRMEGLVRNAMDDKFEISVEENIEHSKKLLRTILPLLKQINTEQMLEKEIEANIHRMIGVPVTEFNIPKADCSRDERIFCNNCKTSIFDFHRSCPSCTYDLCLACCRDIRAGQLKDYEEVIIEFVDPGFEYLHGGKAAPSQTKNTRPAKKNRTKGRIAQSDSASGSDDVPKFHPDDKNKAKAEWKADERGRILCASREGCGSQILQLRSIMSDDRVSGLINTVEKIATGSVKESLAEAYNLSCSDSSPDGFSECNMRKCASREGSKDNYLYCPDARDIQQGDLKYFQKHWARGEPVIVRGVLETTPGLSWEPLVMWRAVRQIKNLNHSTQLGVKAISCLEWCEVDINVHKFFRGYTTGDFDKLDWPLVLKLNDWPPDDMFEERLPRHGAEFIRALPFKEYTHPRDGVLNLAAKWPQGYLKPRMGPKTDIAYGFSQELGRGDSVTKLHCDMSDAVNILTHTAEVTLKGQKLKAIFALKKKHSAQDQREIFDKALLENCGGEIKSPGLSDEVENHASDRGSDGLCETQSCLSNKSTNLTQLDDSSGCSKAKIVDGETDPGIEGGDPDNTFGNEASVRSSMEVESSEHCSGGALWDIFRREDIPKLEDFLKAHYREFRHTYCAPLKEVIHPIHDQTFYLLKEHKRKLKEEYGIEPWTFVQDLGEAVLIPVGCPYQVRNLKSCIKVALDFVSPENTQECMRLSEEFRLLPQNHRAKEDKLEVKRMTIFAAEKAVEDILKLRKKSPKLKPSLWLQKASNSAKLPGIVC, from the exons ATGAAAGATAATGTTGGGCAAAATGGAAAATTGCTGAAACCAAAGATTGAAGAACGCTCAATGGAAATAGTTGATGATTATATCAAGCCTAAAACTGATGAAATTGCTAAAGTTTATAAGAGGAAAAGACCCAAAATCAAAGCTGGTAATCCTCCTCCTGCTGTTATAATTCCCAAATTAGAAAACGGAATTCATGATACTGATGAAAACCCTACTAAGAAAGGTAAGATTGGTGGTAAACCTGCTGTTTTAATCCCTAAAATAGAAAACGGAATTGAACAAAATGGAGAAAACCCtaaagagatgggtaaaaaagcTGATGAAATCATCCCGAAAGGTGAAAAATTTATCGGTGAAAATGATGAAATTACCCGAAAAGACGATAAAATAACCGATAAAGGTGAAGCAGACAGCAAGGAAAGTGAAGAGGGTTTGAGTGATGTTGATTTGCCGAAGATACGACGTCGTAAATGTGCTCCAAAGGGGTATGATCCTGAAGTAATTGCTTATATCGAAGAAGACGAGGAGAGGCAGAAGAGGACGAGAAGGCGAAAAGCAGTAAGGAAGAAGAAGGTGGCTGACGATGAAGCTGAAGAGACTAGTAATGTGAAGAAAAATACTAAGAAGAAAGCCATGGAGAGCACACCAGGTGTTTCTGAAAACGGTGTCGACGAGgataaagatgatgatgatgatgatgatagtatGGGGGATAGGAGTAGTAGGAGTATTCGCAGGGGTAAGGTCTCATACTCGGAGAAAACCAATAAGAGAAGCTTCAAATTTGATGAGAAT GGGATTAAGATTGATTCTACAATGTGTCACCAGTGCCAGAGGAATGACAAGGGTAGAGTAGTTAGGTGCACCAAGTGTAAAACCAAGCGCTTTTGCGTCCCTTGCATCGGAAATTG GTATCCACGTATGACAGAGGAGCAGATTGCCGTAGCTTGCCCAGTTTGCCTTCACAATTGCAATTGTAAAGCTTGCTTGCGTATGGAGGGTCTTGTCAGG AATGCCATGGACGATAAATTTGAAATTAGTGTTGAAGAAAATATTGAGCACTCCAAAAAGTTGTTGAGGACTATTTTACCGCTTCTGAAGCAAATCAATACGGAACAGATGTTGGAGAAGGAAATTGAAGCCAATATTCATCGTATGATTG GTGTTCCAGTTACCGAATTCAACATTCCAAAGGCAGATTGCAGCAGAGACGAGCGTATATTCTG TAACAACTGCAAAACTTCCATTTTCGATTTCCACAGAAGTTGCCCCTCTTGTACATATGATTTGTGCCTCGCTTGTTGCCGGGACATTCGTGCTGGACAGCTAAAGGATTATGAAGAAGTTATTATTGAGTTTGTTGACCCAGGTTTTGAATATTTGCATGGCGGTAAAGCTGCCCCATCACAGACTAAAAACACAAGGCCAGCAAAAAAAAATAGGACCAAAGGGAGGATTGCCCAATCGGATAGCGCGAGTGGAAGCGATGATGTTCCTAAGTTTCATCCTGATGATAAAAACAAGGCAAAGGCTGAATGGAAAGCAGATGAAAGGGGCAGGATACTCTGTGCATCACGCGAAGGATGCGGGAGCCAAATTCTTCAGTTGAGGTCTATAATGTCTGATGACCGGGTTTCAGGGTTAATTAATACAGTAGAAAAAATTGCAACTGGTTCTGTAAAGGAAAGTCTAGCTGAGGCCTATAATTTATCATGTTCTGATTCATCACCTGATGGTTTTTCAGAATGTAATATGCGGAAATGTGCCTCAAGAGAGGGTAGCAAGGACAATTATTTGTATTGTCCAGATGCGAGGGATATTCAGCAGGGAGACTTAAAGTATTTCCAGAAACATTGGGCTCGGGGAGAACCCGTAATTGTACGAGGTGTTCTGGAAACTACCCCTGGTTTAAGTTGGGAACCATTAGTCATGTGGCGTGCTGTTCGTCAAATTAAGAATCTGAACCATTCCACGCAGCTGGGTGTGAAAGCTATTTCTTGCTTGGAGTGGTGTGAG GTTGATATCAATGTTCACAAGTTTTTTAGGGGGTATACAACAGGGGACTTTGATAAATTGGATTGGCCCCTTGTATTAAAATTGAATGATTGGCCACCCGATGATATGTTTGAGGAGCGTTTGCCTCGCCATGGCGCTGAATTCATTAGAGCATTGCCATTTAAAGAGTATACGCATCCCAGGGATGGAGTTCTGAATCTAGCTGCCAAGTGGCCTCAAGGTTACCTGAAGCCTCGCATGGGTCCAAAAACTGATATTGCATATGGATTCTCTCAAGAGCTAGGCCGGGGTGATTCGGTTACGAAGCTTCATTGTGATATGTCTGATGCG GTTAATATATTGACACATACTGCTGAAGTTACCTTGAAAGGTCAGAAACTGAAGGCTATTTTCGCTTTGAAAAAGAAGCACTCTGCACAAGACCAAAGGGAAATCTTTGATAAGGCGCTCCTTGAAAATTGTGGTGGAGAAATAAAATCACCAGGTTTATCGGATGAAGTGGAAAATCATGCTTCTGACCGAGGGTCTGATGGGTTGTGTGAGACCCAATCTTGTTTGAGCAATAAGTCAACAAACTTAACCCAATTGGATGATAGTAGTGGATGCTCGAAAGCAAAGATAGTAGATGGCGAAACAGATCCAGGCATTGAAGGAGGTGATCCTGATAATACTTTTGGCAATGAAGCATCTGTTCGTTCTTCTATGGAAGTTGAAAGTTCAGAGCATTGCAGTGGAGGTGCTCTTTGGGATATTTTCCGAAGAGAAGATATCCCTAAGCTAGAAGATTTTTTGAAGGCTCATTATCGAGAGTTTAGGCACACTTATTGTGCACCACTAAAAGAG GTCATTCACCCTATTCATGATCAAACGTTCTACCTGCTTAAGGAACACAAAAGGAAACTGAAGGAGGAATATG GAATTGAGCCTTGGACATTTGTTCAAGATCTTGGAGAAGCGGTCTTAATTCCCGTTGGCTGTCCTTATCAAGTTAGGAACTTAAAG TCGTGCATAAAAGTGGCCCTTGATTTTGTGTCTCCTGAAAATACTCAAGAGTGTATGCGGCTATCAGAGGAATTTCGTCTTCTGCCTCAAAACCACAGGGCAAAGGAGGATAAATTGGAG GTGAAAAGGATGACTATATTTGCTGCAGAGAAGGCTGTGGAAGATATTCTGAAGTTAAGAAAAAAAAGCCCAAAGCTAAAGCCTTC GCTATGGTTACAAAAGGCAAGCAACTCTGCTAAACTGCCAGGCATCGTGTGTTGA
- the LOC141597379 gene encoding lysine-specific demethylase JMJ26-like isoform X2 — MKDNVGQNGKLLKPKIEERSMEIVDDYIKPKTDEIAKVYKRKRPKIKAGNPPPAVIIPKLENGIHDTDENPTKKGKIGGKPAVLIPKIENGIEQNGENPKEMGKKADEIIPKGEKFIGENDEITRKDDKITDKGEADSKESEEGLSDVDLPKIRRRKCAPKGYDPEVIAYIEEDEERQKRTRRRKAVRKKKVADDEAEETSNVKKNTKKKAMESTPGVSENGVDEDKDDDDDDDSMGDRSSRSIRRGKVSYSEKTNKRSFKFDENGIKIDSTMCHQCQRNDKGRVVRCTKCKTKRFCVPCIGNWYPRMTEEQIAVACPVCLHNCNCKACLRMEGLVRNAMDDKFEISVEENIEHSKKLLRTILPLLKQINTEQMLEKEIEANIHRVPVTEFNIPKADCSRDERIFCNNCKTSIFDFHRSCPSCTYDLCLACCRDIRAGQLKDYEEVIIEFVDPGFEYLHGGKAAPSQTKNTRPAKKNRTKGRIAQSDSASGSDDVPKFHPDDKNKAKAEWKADERGRILCASREGCGSQILQLRSIMSDDRVSGLINTVEKIATGSVKESLAEAYNLSCSDSSPDGFSECNMRKCASREGSKDNYLYCPDARDIQQGDLKYFQKHWARGEPVIVRGVLETTPGLSWEPLVMWRAVRQIKNLNHSTQLGVKAISCLEWCEVDINVHKFFRGYTTGDFDKLDWPLVLKLNDWPPDDMFEERLPRHGAEFIRALPFKEYTHPRDGVLNLAAKWPQGYLKPRMGPKTDIAYGFSQELGRGDSVTKLHCDMSDAVNILTHTAEVTLKGQKLKAIFALKKKHSAQDQREIFDKALLENCGGEIKSPGLSDEVENHASDRGSDGLCETQSCLSNKSTNLTQLDDSSGCSKAKIVDGETDPGIEGGDPDNTFGNEASVRSSMEVESSEHCSGGALWDIFRREDIPKLEDFLKAHYREFRHTYCAPLKEVIHPIHDQTFYLLKEHKRKLKEEYGIEPWTFVQDLGEAVLIPVGCPYQVRNLKSCIKVALDFVSPENTQECMRLSEEFRLLPQNHRAKEDKLEVKRMTIFAAEKAVEDILKLRKKSPKLKPSLWLQKASNSAKLPGIVC, encoded by the exons ATGAAAGATAATGTTGGGCAAAATGGAAAATTGCTGAAACCAAAGATTGAAGAACGCTCAATGGAAATAGTTGATGATTATATCAAGCCTAAAACTGATGAAATTGCTAAAGTTTATAAGAGGAAAAGACCCAAAATCAAAGCTGGTAATCCTCCTCCTGCTGTTATAATTCCCAAATTAGAAAACGGAATTCATGATACTGATGAAAACCCTACTAAGAAAGGTAAGATTGGTGGTAAACCTGCTGTTTTAATCCCTAAAATAGAAAACGGAATTGAACAAAATGGAGAAAACCCtaaagagatgggtaaaaaagcTGATGAAATCATCCCGAAAGGTGAAAAATTTATCGGTGAAAATGATGAAATTACCCGAAAAGACGATAAAATAACCGATAAAGGTGAAGCAGACAGCAAGGAAAGTGAAGAGGGTTTGAGTGATGTTGATTTGCCGAAGATACGACGTCGTAAATGTGCTCCAAAGGGGTATGATCCTGAAGTAATTGCTTATATCGAAGAAGACGAGGAGAGGCAGAAGAGGACGAGAAGGCGAAAAGCAGTAAGGAAGAAGAAGGTGGCTGACGATGAAGCTGAAGAGACTAGTAATGTGAAGAAAAATACTAAGAAGAAAGCCATGGAGAGCACACCAGGTGTTTCTGAAAACGGTGTCGACGAGgataaagatgatgatgatgatgatgatagtatGGGGGATAGGAGTAGTAGGAGTATTCGCAGGGGTAAGGTCTCATACTCGGAGAAAACCAATAAGAGAAGCTTCAAATTTGATGAGAAT GGGATTAAGATTGATTCTACAATGTGTCACCAGTGCCAGAGGAATGACAAGGGTAGAGTAGTTAGGTGCACCAAGTGTAAAACCAAGCGCTTTTGCGTCCCTTGCATCGGAAATTG GTATCCACGTATGACAGAGGAGCAGATTGCCGTAGCTTGCCCAGTTTGCCTTCACAATTGCAATTGTAAAGCTTGCTTGCGTATGGAGGGTCTTGTCAGG AATGCCATGGACGATAAATTTGAAATTAGTGTTGAAGAAAATATTGAGCACTCCAAAAAGTTGTTGAGGACTATTTTACCGCTTCTGAAGCAAATCAATACGGAACAGATGTTGGAGAAGGAAATTGAAGCCAATATTCATC GTGTTCCAGTTACCGAATTCAACATTCCAAAGGCAGATTGCAGCAGAGACGAGCGTATATTCTG TAACAACTGCAAAACTTCCATTTTCGATTTCCACAGAAGTTGCCCCTCTTGTACATATGATTTGTGCCTCGCTTGTTGCCGGGACATTCGTGCTGGACAGCTAAAGGATTATGAAGAAGTTATTATTGAGTTTGTTGACCCAGGTTTTGAATATTTGCATGGCGGTAAAGCTGCCCCATCACAGACTAAAAACACAAGGCCAGCAAAAAAAAATAGGACCAAAGGGAGGATTGCCCAATCGGATAGCGCGAGTGGAAGCGATGATGTTCCTAAGTTTCATCCTGATGATAAAAACAAGGCAAAGGCTGAATGGAAAGCAGATGAAAGGGGCAGGATACTCTGTGCATCACGCGAAGGATGCGGGAGCCAAATTCTTCAGTTGAGGTCTATAATGTCTGATGACCGGGTTTCAGGGTTAATTAATACAGTAGAAAAAATTGCAACTGGTTCTGTAAAGGAAAGTCTAGCTGAGGCCTATAATTTATCATGTTCTGATTCATCACCTGATGGTTTTTCAGAATGTAATATGCGGAAATGTGCCTCAAGAGAGGGTAGCAAGGACAATTATTTGTATTGTCCAGATGCGAGGGATATTCAGCAGGGAGACTTAAAGTATTTCCAGAAACATTGGGCTCGGGGAGAACCCGTAATTGTACGAGGTGTTCTGGAAACTACCCCTGGTTTAAGTTGGGAACCATTAGTCATGTGGCGTGCTGTTCGTCAAATTAAGAATCTGAACCATTCCACGCAGCTGGGTGTGAAAGCTATTTCTTGCTTGGAGTGGTGTGAG GTTGATATCAATGTTCACAAGTTTTTTAGGGGGTATACAACAGGGGACTTTGATAAATTGGATTGGCCCCTTGTATTAAAATTGAATGATTGGCCACCCGATGATATGTTTGAGGAGCGTTTGCCTCGCCATGGCGCTGAATTCATTAGAGCATTGCCATTTAAAGAGTATACGCATCCCAGGGATGGAGTTCTGAATCTAGCTGCCAAGTGGCCTCAAGGTTACCTGAAGCCTCGCATGGGTCCAAAAACTGATATTGCATATGGATTCTCTCAAGAGCTAGGCCGGGGTGATTCGGTTACGAAGCTTCATTGTGATATGTCTGATGCG GTTAATATATTGACACATACTGCTGAAGTTACCTTGAAAGGTCAGAAACTGAAGGCTATTTTCGCTTTGAAAAAGAAGCACTCTGCACAAGACCAAAGGGAAATCTTTGATAAGGCGCTCCTTGAAAATTGTGGTGGAGAAATAAAATCACCAGGTTTATCGGATGAAGTGGAAAATCATGCTTCTGACCGAGGGTCTGATGGGTTGTGTGAGACCCAATCTTGTTTGAGCAATAAGTCAACAAACTTAACCCAATTGGATGATAGTAGTGGATGCTCGAAAGCAAAGATAGTAGATGGCGAAACAGATCCAGGCATTGAAGGAGGTGATCCTGATAATACTTTTGGCAATGAAGCATCTGTTCGTTCTTCTATGGAAGTTGAAAGTTCAGAGCATTGCAGTGGAGGTGCTCTTTGGGATATTTTCCGAAGAGAAGATATCCCTAAGCTAGAAGATTTTTTGAAGGCTCATTATCGAGAGTTTAGGCACACTTATTGTGCACCACTAAAAGAG GTCATTCACCCTATTCATGATCAAACGTTCTACCTGCTTAAGGAACACAAAAGGAAACTGAAGGAGGAATATG GAATTGAGCCTTGGACATTTGTTCAAGATCTTGGAGAAGCGGTCTTAATTCCCGTTGGCTGTCCTTATCAAGTTAGGAACTTAAAG TCGTGCATAAAAGTGGCCCTTGATTTTGTGTCTCCTGAAAATACTCAAGAGTGTATGCGGCTATCAGAGGAATTTCGTCTTCTGCCTCAAAACCACAGGGCAAAGGAGGATAAATTGGAG GTGAAAAGGATGACTATATTTGCTGCAGAGAAGGCTGTGGAAGATATTCTGAAGTTAAGAAAAAAAAGCCCAAAGCTAAAGCCTTC GCTATGGTTACAAAAGGCAAGCAACTCTGCTAAACTGCCAGGCATCGTGTGTTGA
- the LOC141597406 gene encoding pathogenesis-related protein STH-2-like, which yields MGVSTHTMVDCTSPVAAARLFNAFCIDNHNFMPKALPHFVKSVDVVHGEPGTVGSVRQLNFPEGKPFKYAKNRVDEIDAGKFYCKYTTIEGDVLRENIEYVVHETTFEPSGNGTHYTMVTNYHTKGDFVVTDDHVAAGKQNIKKMFDTASEYLAANPHLYA from the coding sequence ATGGGAGTTTCAACACACACAATGGTCGACTGCACTAGCCCTGTGGCCGCGGCTAGGTTGTTTAATGCTTTCTGCATTGATAACCATAATTTCATGCCAAAAGCGTTGCCCCATTTTGTGAAAAGTGTAGACGTTGTTCATGGTGAACCTGGCACGGTTGGGTCTGTCAGACAACTCAACTTCCCTGAAGGGAAGCCCTTTAAGTACGCGAAAAATAGAGTGGATGAAATTGATGCAGGCAAGTTCTACTGCAAGTACACCACCATTGAAGGTGATGTACTTCGTGAAAACATAGAATATGTAGTTCACGAGACGACATTCGAGCCATCAGGGAACGGGACACACTACACGATGGTGACAAACTACCACACAAAGGGAGATTTTGTGGTTACTGATGACCACGTCGCAGCTGGAAAACAGAATATCAAGAAGATGTTTGACACTGCTTCCGAATATCTCGCTGCCAATCCTCACCTATATGCTTGA